In Apium graveolens cultivar Ventura chromosome 10, ASM990537v1, whole genome shotgun sequence, the following are encoded in one genomic region:
- the LOC141693018 gene encoding uncharacterized protein LOC141693018 → MKMAMEMLSSVIYPPQTSILLTIISAIEVLTLCNAGFMETKGTHMQYSKFWSSSDSSSDDRRVSSRVGMLIFYTPAVFAGLWGLFLFPGECLRFYLVAASLVVHFLKRDFEVLFIHKFSGNSSLDHSVIIATSYFVITACTIYGQYLSRGLPEPSIDLTFSGVAVFLIGITGNFYHHYILANLRKEGEKQYKIPRGGLFGLVICPHYAFELLGFLGICLISQTIYPFLFLLGMSGYLVGRSYATKKWYLSKFEDFPKDVKSLIPYVF, encoded by the exons ATGAAGATGGCGATGGAGATGTTGAGTAGTGTAATATACCCACCACAAACATCTATATTACTTACAATTATATCAGCTATTGAAGTTTTGACACTTTGCAACGCTGGTTTCATGGAAACTAAAGGAACCCATATGCAGTATTCTAAGTTCTGGTCTTCTTCTGATTCTTCTTCGGATGATCGTCGTGTTTCGAGTCGTGTCGGAATGCTTATTTTCTACACTCCTGCTGTTTTCGCTGGACTTTGGGGTTTGTTTCTGTTTCCCGGTGAGTGTTTGAGGTTTTATTTGGTGGCTGCTTCCCTTGTTGTCCATTTTCTCAAGAGGGATTTTGAG GTTCTGTTCATTCACAAGTTCAGCGGAAACAGCTCTCTTGATCATTCAGTTATCATTGCAACATCATACTTTGTCATCACAGCATGCACAATCTATGGTCAATACCTGAGCCGAGGGCTCCCTGAGCCATCGATTGACCTGACATTTTCTGGTGTAGCAGTTTTCCTAATAGGAATTACTGGTAATTTCTACCATCATTACATTCTTGCTAATCTACGCAAGGAGGGAGAGAAACAGTACAAAATTCCTCGAGGAGGGCTATTTGGTCTAGTGATATGTCCGCATTATGCATTTGAGCTTCTGGGTTTCTTGGGGATATGTTTGATTTCTCAAACCATATATCCGTTTCTCTTCTTGTTGGGCATGAGTGGTTACCTGGTGGGAAGGAGCTATGCCACGAAGAAATGGTACCTTTCAAAGTTTGAAGACTTTCCTAAGGATGTCAAGTCTCTAATTCCTTATGTTTTCTAG